Proteins encoded in a region of the Nicotiana tomentosiformis chromosome 9, ASM39032v3, whole genome shotgun sequence genome:
- the LOC138898751 gene encoding uncharacterized protein, whose translation MGGSIIMDRVYRSCVVTIGGLEMRIDLLLFGMVDFNVILGMDWLSPCHTIMDCHAKTMKLAILGFPRIEWRGSLDYVPSRVISYLKRQQIVGKRCLAYLAFVRDVGVDTLTIESVLIVHDFLNVFLAELLSIPPHWDIDFGIDLVSGTQSISIPSYRMTPLVGLYWPGGVCATSEDYTTDVEGEEALC comes from the exons atgGGTGgttctattattatggaccgtgtgtatcggtcatgtgtggtgactattgggggattggagatgaGAATTGATCTTTTACTatttggtatggttgattttaatgtgattctaggcatggattggttgtcaccatgtcatACTATtatggattgtcatgctaagaccatgaAGTTGGCGATACTAGGATTTcctaggattgagtggagaggttccctggactatgttcccagtcGAGTTATTTCATATTTGAAGAGACAACAGATTGTTGGGAAGCGAtgtctggcatatttggcctttgtgagggatgttggtgttgatactcTTACCATTGAGTCTGTTCTGATAGTGCATGACTTTTTGAATGTGTTTCTTGCAGAACTGCTGAGCATTCCACCCCActgggacattgattttggtattgacttggtgtcgggaactcagtccatttctattccttcgtatcgtatgacaccacttgtgggattatactgg CCAGGAGGAGTATGCGCAACATCTGAGGATTATACTACAgacgttgagggagaagaagctttatgctaa
- the LOC138898752 gene encoding uncharacterized protein, with translation MIFSELAHHAVWLVPTERERFRRFIDGLNYGLRFIMTREIETGARFDEVVDIARCLELVRSQEREEREAKSPHSSGGFSSPSSGGQSHHSRGNPFRPAQMARLVHHGALASHGSYNARMGQSFFSALVS, from the coding sequence atgatattttcagagttggctcatcacgcggtatggttggttcccactgagagggagaggtttaggaggttcattgatggactcaacTATGGACTACGTTTTATCATGACTCGGGAGATTGAGACAGGTGCGaggtttgatgaggtggttgatattgctagatGCCTAGAGTTGGTTCGTAGTcaagagcgtgaggagagggaggccaagagtcctCATAGTTCAGGTGGTTTCAGTAGTCCCTCATCTGGAGGACAATCCCACCACAGCAGGGGTAATCCTTTTAgacccgctcagatggctcgtctggTTCACCATGGTGCATTAGCTAGCCACGGTTCATACAATGCTCGTATGGGTCAGTCATTTTTCAGTGCCCTCGTGTCTTAG